A stretch of Candidatus Sphingomonas phytovorans DNA encodes these proteins:
- a CDS encoding MFS transporter — protein MAGAGRKTGSTGALIATVLGSSVAMIDGSVVNVALPAMARGLGADSTGVQWIVNGFMLPLSALVLTGGALADRVGRKLTFLLGLLAFAATTLACMVAPTLGWLIAARIGQGVGAALLVPASLAILGADFEGAARARAIGTWAAAGAIGGAIGPVLGGWLVDHVGWRSIFALILPIAVAAFAMGWRYVPGGHDEDASPPDWFGAMLATVGLGLLVWGLTLMTAHERGIGAAMIGGGTIALVAFVSLEARLGDRAMVPLALFGTRTFTGLTLLTFLLYAALSGALLLLPYLLIARGWSAAAAGTAVLPLPLIMGLGSRSVGTLAAKIGARPLLAIGPMVTGAGFALFAAMPGEGIDYARHVLPGMLLIGIGMTTAVAPLTTTVMAAVDHRHAGAASGVNNATARIGGMIAVALMGLVLTGDGRGVSLDAFHAAAIMAAAMAVGAGLCGWLLVRLERV, from the coding sequence ATGGCAGGTGCTGGCCGCAAGACGGGGAGCACCGGCGCGCTGATCGCCACCGTGCTCGGATCGAGCGTCGCGATGATCGATGGATCAGTGGTCAATGTCGCGCTGCCGGCGATGGCACGGGGCCTGGGCGCCGACAGCACTGGCGTTCAGTGGATCGTCAACGGCTTCATGCTGCCCCTGTCGGCTTTGGTGCTGACCGGGGGGGCGCTGGCCGATAGGGTCGGGCGCAAGCTGACCTTCCTCTTGGGGCTGCTGGCATTCGCCGCCACCACGCTTGCCTGCATGGTTGCGCCGACGCTGGGGTGGCTGATCGCCGCGCGGATCGGCCAGGGTGTCGGGGCGGCGCTGCTAGTCCCGGCGAGCCTTGCCATCCTCGGCGCCGATTTCGAGGGCGCGGCACGGGCCAGGGCGATCGGCACCTGGGCGGCGGCGGGTGCGATCGGGGGCGCGATTGGCCCGGTGCTTGGCGGTTGGCTGGTCGATCATGTCGGCTGGCGTTCGATCTTCGCGCTGATCCTGCCCATCGCGGTGGCGGCGTTCGCCATGGGCTGGCGCTATGTGCCGGGCGGCCATGATGAGGACGCAAGCCCGCCCGACTGGTTCGGGGCCATGCTTGCGACCGTCGGGCTCGGCCTGCTTGTCTGGGGCCTGACGCTGATGACGGCGCACGAGCGTGGTATCGGCGCGGCGATGATCGGCGGCGGCACGATCGCGCTGGTCGCATTCGTGTCGCTTGAGGCGCGGCTGGGCGACAGGGCGATGGTACCGCTTGCCTTGTTCGGGACACGTACCTTCACTGGCCTGACCCTGCTGACCTTCCTGCTCTACGCCGCGCTGTCGGGCGCGCTGCTGCTGTTGCCCTATCTGCTGATCGCGCGCGGCTGGAGCGCGGCGGCGGCGGGCACGGCGGTACTGCCCCTGCCGCTGATCATGGGGCTCGGCTCGCGAAGCGTGGGGACTCTCGCGGCGAAGATCGGCGCCCGGCCGCTGCTCGCGATCGGGCCGATGGTGACGGGCGCCGGCTTCGCGCTGTTCGCGGCGATGCCGGGCGAGGGGATCGACTATGCGCGGCACGTATTGCCGGGCATGCTGCTGATCGGGATCGGCATGACGACAGCGGTGGCGCCGCTGACCACGACGGTGATGGCGGCGGTCGACCATCGGCACGCCGGCGCTGCTTCAGGCGTCAACAACGCGACCGCGCGGATCGGCGGGATGATCGCGGTGGCGCTGATGGGGCTGGTGCTGACCGGCGATGGGCGCGGGGTGTCGCTCGATGCTTTCCACGCCGCGGCGATCATGGCGGCGGCGATGGCGGTGGGCGCGGGGCTGTGCGGGTGGCTGCTGGTGCGGCTTGAGCGGGTCTAG
- a CDS encoding MBL fold metallo-hydrolase, giving the protein MTVLLFGTVFICLAFTIVPHFLDRIYYRGPVSSHFDGQRFFNPDGDEDTIRVPAGGSRAGFFARYLTGSDGRPAWPGHVAVRHAAIPARVAGEAMTVTWIGHATVLIQTQGLNILTDPIWAERSGPLGIGPKRVAEPGIAFDDLPKIDLVLVSHNHYDHLDLATLKRLWDRDHPRIITALGNDSVIRQAGVPSIAHDWGGKVAVKPGVEVFVTRNHHWDSRWFTDRNRALWSSFVIRLPGGNVFFAGDTGPGDLKWPDEARALGPIRLALIPIGAFRFEAGQMASGSHVGPIDAVEVYRRLGASTGIGIHWGTFRLSYEAYDTPPRLLAAAEKCAGLRGFDTVALGQPTMVPPYASPGAEAMVTRAEMVRCLDTAAVRALR; this is encoded by the coding sequence ATGACCGTGCTGCTGTTCGGAACGGTCTTCATCTGTCTGGCCTTCACCATCGTTCCCCATTTCCTCGACCGAATCTATTATCGCGGGCCTGTCTCAAGCCATTTCGACGGGCAGCGCTTCTTCAACCCGGACGGCGATGAGGATACGATCCGTGTGCCGGCGGGCGGTAGCCGGGCGGGGTTCTTCGCGCGCTATTTGACGGGCAGTGACGGCCGCCCGGCCTGGCCCGGGCATGTCGCCGTCCGCCACGCGGCGATCCCGGCGCGGGTTGCCGGCGAGGCGATGACCGTGACCTGGATCGGTCATGCGACGGTGTTGATCCAGACCCAGGGCCTCAACATCCTGACCGATCCGATCTGGGCCGAGCGTTCCGGGCCGCTGGGTATCGGACCGAAGCGGGTCGCTGAACCGGGTATCGCCTTCGATGACCTGCCCAAGATCGATCTCGTGCTGGTCAGCCACAATCACTACGACCATCTCGATCTGGCGACCCTGAAGCGCCTGTGGGATCGCGACCATCCCCGCATCATCACCGCGCTCGGCAATGACAGCGTCATCCGCCAGGCTGGCGTGCCCTCGATCGCGCACGACTGGGGCGGCAAGGTCGCGGTGAAGCCGGGTGTCGAGGTGTTTGTCACCCGCAACCACCATTGGGACAGCCGCTGGTTCACCGATCGCAATCGCGCGCTCTGGTCGAGCTTCGTCATCAGGCTGCCGGGTGGGAACGTCTTCTTCGCCGGCGATACTGGGCCGGGCGATCTGAAATGGCCGGACGAGGCGCGGGCGCTGGGTCCGATACGGCTGGCGCTGATCCCGATCGGGGCCTTTCGCTTCGAGGCCGGGCAGATGGCGTCGGGCAGCCATGTCGGGCCGATCGACGCGGTGGAGGTCTATCGCCGTCTCGGCGCATCGACTGGCATCGGAATTCACTGGGGCACGTTCCGTCTCTCGTACGAGGCCTATGATACGCCACCCAGGCTGCTCGCGGCGGCGGAGAAATGTGCCGGGCTACGCGGTTTCGATACGGTGGCGCTGGGCCAGCCGACAATGGTCCCGCCTTATGCGTCGCCCGGTGCCGAGGCGATGGTGACGCGCGCCGAGATGGTGCGCTGCCTCGATACGGCGGCGGTCAGGGCGCTGCGCTGA
- a CDS encoding VOC family protein: MIGYVTIGTNDVPRAQAFYDALLGTIGAKRLMEVPEHGGFTFYGTGMGSPGIVITSPFDGGKASVGNGTMIAIPMDERAKVDSFHARAMELGASDEGAPGLRSDEGPRAFYGAYFRDLDGNKICAFRMGGA; encoded by the coding sequence ATGATCGGTTACGTGACGATCGGCACCAATGATGTGCCGCGGGCCCAGGCCTTTTACGATGCGCTGCTCGGCACGATCGGCGCAAAGCGGCTGATGGAGGTTCCGGAGCATGGCGGCTTCACCTTTTACGGCACCGGCATGGGATCGCCCGGGATCGTCATCACCAGCCCGTTCGACGGCGGCAAGGCGAGCGTCGGCAACGGAACGATGATCGCGATCCCGATGGACGAGCGCGCCAAGGTCGATTCATTCCATGCCAGGGCGATGGAACTTGGGGCATCGGACGAAGGCGCACCCGGACTGCGCAGCGACGAGGGCCCGCGGGCCTTTTACGGCGCCTATTTTCGGGATCTCGACGGAAACAAGATCTGCGCCTTCCGGATGGGCGGGGCGTGA
- a CDS encoding DUF3617 domain-containing protein, translating to MRIQILLAGAAVSLAACGQPAPGGNTATIATTASASTPAAPVAVKVPPRIPGEWEYLTKVELLDVQGGPPGLAEQMRKSSPATTRRECMSKEQAEEDISKAVQKDQGGCRFERVETVAGSIAGTAICSNGGMEATGKMNGTVKPTAIDMIIDMTMKLPSPGTAAPAEMKMRMTMAGKRVGDCPK from the coding sequence ATGCGAATCCAGATTCTGCTGGCCGGCGCCGCGGTATCGCTCGCGGCGTGCGGCCAGCCCGCGCCGGGCGGGAACACCGCCACCATAGCCACGACGGCCAGCGCCAGCACGCCCGCCGCGCCGGTGGCCGTGAAGGTGCCCCCACGCATTCCGGGCGAGTGGGAATATCTCACGAAGGTCGAGCTTCTCGACGTGCAGGGCGGCCCGCCCGGCCTGGCCGAACAGATGCGGAAATCGTCGCCGGCCACCACACGCCGCGAGTGCATGAGCAAGGAGCAGGCCGAGGAGGATATCAGCAAGGCCGTGCAGAAGGACCAGGGCGGCTGCCGCTTCGAGCGGGTCGAGACCGTCGCCGGCAGCATCGCCGGCACCGCGATCTGCAGCAATGGCGGCATGGAAGCCACCGGCAAGATGAACGGTACGGTGAAGCCCACCGCGATCGACATGATCATCGACATGACGATGAAGCTGCCCAGCCCCGGCACGGCGGCGCCCGCCGAGATGAAGATGCGGATGACGATGGCCGGCAAGCGAGTCGGCGACTGCCCGAAATAA
- the uvrB gene encoding excinuclease ABC subunit UvrB — protein MAIQIRTSLEEPETGASFVPHRPARPPKAEGGKSFKLVSDYTPSGDQPTAIAELVEQTEAGERDQVLLGVTGSGKTFTMAKVIEAVQRPALVLAPNKILAAQLYGEFKSFFPENAVEYFVSYYDYYQPEAYVPRSDTYIEKESSVNESIDRMRHSATRALLERDDVIIVASVSCLYGIGSVETYSAMIFDLKKGQTVDQREIVRKLVSLQYKRNDAAFQRGNFRVKGDTLEIFPSHYEDTAWRVSFFGDDIEEIVEFDPLTGKKVASLDYVRVYANSHYVTPGPTLKQAMEAIKHELAERLKELVPEGKLLEAQRLEQRTNFDLEMIAATGSCAGIENYSRFLTGRMPGEPPPTLFEYLPDNALLFIDESHVTIGQINGMSRGDHRRKLTLAEYGFRLPSAIDNRPLRFNEWEAMRPQTTYVSATPGGWEMEQTGGVFAEQVIRPTGLIDPPIEIKPVEEQVQDLIVEAKKTAEAGYRTLVTTLTKRMAEDLTEFMHEAGIKVRYMHSDVETLERIELIRDLRLGVYDVLVGINLLREGLDIPECGLVAILDADKEGFLRSETSLIQTIGRAARNVDGRVILYADRITGSMERAMNETARRREKQLAYNAEHGITPQTIRRNIGDIIQDVSSRDQVTVEIGDDRPHMVGHNLRAYIEELEKKMRAAAADLEFEEAGRLRDEIRSLEAEELGLPADEHRAPVMGRSNEGKPGTRKTRYGKSQKMRMGGSGRRS, from the coding sequence ATGGCAATCCAGATTCGCACCAGCCTCGAGGAGCCCGAAACGGGCGCCAGCTTCGTCCCGCATCGCCCCGCGCGGCCGCCCAAGGCGGAGGGCGGCAAGAGCTTCAAGCTTGTCTCCGACTATACGCCGTCGGGGGATCAGCCGACGGCGATCGCGGAACTGGTCGAGCAGACCGAGGCGGGCGAGCGCGACCAGGTACTGCTCGGCGTGACCGGTTCGGGCAAGACCTTCACCATGGCCAAGGTGATCGAGGCGGTGCAGCGCCCGGCCTTGGTGCTGGCGCCGAACAAGATCCTCGCGGCGCAGCTCTATGGGGAATTCAAGAGCTTCTTCCCCGAGAACGCGGTCGAATATTTCGTCAGCTATTACGACTATTATCAGCCCGAGGCCTATGTGCCCCGGTCCGACACGTACATCGAGAAGGAAAGCTCGGTAAACGAGTCGATCGACCGGATGCGCCATTCGGCGACACGCGCGCTGCTTGAGCGGGACGATGTGATCATCGTCGCCTCGGTATCGTGCCTCTACGGCATCGGCTCGGTCGAGACCTATTCGGCGATGATCTTCGACCTGAAGAAGGGCCAGACGGTCGACCAGCGCGAGATCGTGCGCAAGTTGGTGTCGCTCCAGTACAAGCGCAACGACGCTGCGTTCCAGCGCGGCAATTTCCGGGTGAAGGGCGACACGCTCGAAATTTTCCCGTCGCATTATGAGGATACCGCATGGCGCGTGTCCTTCTTCGGCGACGATATCGAGGAGATCGTCGAGTTCGATCCGCTGACCGGCAAGAAGGTGGCCAGCCTCGACTATGTCCGCGTCTATGCGAACAGCCACTATGTCACGCCGGGGCCGACGCTGAAACAGGCGATGGAGGCGATCAAGCACGAGCTGGCCGAACGGCTGAAGGAGCTGGTGCCGGAGGGGAAATTGCTCGAGGCGCAGCGGCTCGAGCAGCGCACGAACTTCGATCTCGAGATGATCGCAGCGACCGGGTCCTGTGCCGGCATCGAGAATTACTCGCGCTTCCTCACGGGACGCATGCCGGGCGAGCCGCCGCCCACCCTGTTCGAATATCTGCCCGACAATGCCCTGCTGTTCATCGACGAAAGCCATGTCACGATCGGCCAGATCAACGGCATGTCGCGCGGCGACCACCGGCGCAAGCTGACGCTCGCCGAATATGGCTTCCGCCTGCCCTCGGCGATCGACAACCGACCGCTTCGCTTCAACGAATGGGAGGCGATGCGCCCCCAGACCACCTATGTCTCGGCGACGCCGGGCGGGTGGGAGATGGAGCAGACCGGCGGCGTCTTCGCCGAGCAGGTCATCCGCCCGACCGGGCTGATCGATCCGCCGATCGAGATCAAGCCGGTGGAGGAACAGGTGCAGGATCTGATCGTCGAGGCGAAGAAGACGGCGGAGGCCGGGTACCGCACCCTCGTGACGACGCTGACCAAGCGCATGGCGGAGGATTTGACCGAGTTCATGCACGAGGCGGGGATCAAGGTCCGCTACATGCATTCGGACGTCGAGACGCTTGAGCGCATCGAGCTGATCCGCGACCTGCGGCTCGGGGTGTACGACGTGCTGGTCGGCATCAACCTGCTGCGCGAGGGGCTCGATATTCCCGAATGCGGGCTGGTCGCGATCCTCGATGCCGACAAGGAAGGATTCCTGCGTTCCGAGACGTCGCTGATCCAGACCATCGGCCGGGCGGCGCGCAACGTCGACGGGCGGGTGATCCTCTATGCCGATCGCATCACGGGCTCGATGGAGCGCGCGATGAACGAGACGGCCCGGCGACGCGAGAAGCAGCTCGCCTATAATGCCGAGCATGGCATCACGCCGCAGACGATCCGCCGCAATATCGGCGATATCATCCAGGATGTGTCGAGCCGCGATCAGGTGACGGTCGAGATCGGCGACGATCGGCCGCACATGGTCGGCCACAATCTGCGCGCCTATATCGAGGAGCTCGAAAAGAAGATGCGCGCCGCCGCAGCCGACCTCGAATTCGAGGAGGCCGGCCGCCTGCGCGACGAGATCCGGTCGCTCGAGGCGGAAGAACTCGGGCTCCCGGCGGACGAGCATCGCGCGCCGGTGATGGGCCGCTCGAACGAAGGCAAGCCCGGCACCCGCAAGACCCGCTACGGCAAGAGCCAGAAGATGCGCATGGGAGGGAGCGGGCGCCGCTCCTGA
- a CDS encoding MlaA family lipoprotein → MSIPAFTTALLLANASAGMGDTQPATPAMVQLVPAPSGQDVAQPAVPPVAAEPTPGVQPPPAEPAAMVPASAVDQNDIIVTARPRSTPGDPLSAVNAQSFEVTQSVDKAFVGPVALAYKKNIPGPIRSGLRNFLGNLREPVVFLNFLVQLKPGKAGETLGRFAVNSTIGGAGLFDVAKKRPFNLPRRPNGFADTLGYYGVKPGPFLFLPLIGPTTLRDLVGGGVDSLVLPMSFGTPFNKLYFSVPRGVISAIDYRAEFDEKLNELRESSGDPYTAARTFYLQRRQAEIDGLRGKRHKSAVPAPELTNPTLNPLGPTPRTSAPEHRGSEGSAAPSTSPTETVPSPRE, encoded by the coding sequence TTGAGTATTCCGGCTTTTACCACCGCGTTGCTGCTGGCCAATGCATCGGCGGGCATGGGTGACACCCAGCCGGCGACACCCGCCATGGTCCAGCTCGTTCCCGCCCCGAGCGGCCAAGACGTAGCTCAACCGGCGGTGCCGCCAGTCGCGGCGGAACCGACTCCGGGCGTTCAGCCGCCACCGGCAGAACCGGCCGCCATGGTGCCCGCTTCCGCCGTGGACCAGAACGACATCATCGTGACGGCGCGTCCGCGCTCGACCCCGGGCGATCCTCTCAGCGCGGTCAACGCCCAGTCCTTCGAGGTCACCCAGTCAGTCGACAAGGCATTCGTCGGCCCGGTCGCGCTCGCCTACAAGAAGAACATCCCCGGACCGATCCGCAGCGGCCTGCGCAATTTCCTCGGCAATCTGCGCGAGCCGGTCGTCTTCCTGAATTTCCTGGTGCAGTTAAAGCCCGGCAAGGCGGGGGAAACACTCGGCCGCTTCGCGGTCAATTCCACGATCGGCGGCGCCGGCCTGTTCGATGTCGCGAAGAAGCGCCCCTTCAACCTGCCGCGCCGCCCGAACGGCTTCGCCGACACCCTCGGCTATTACGGGGTGAAGCCCGGGCCTTTCCTGTTCCTGCCGCTGATCGGACCGACCACCTTACGCGATCTCGTGGGCGGCGGCGTGGACAGCCTGGTCCTGCCGATGTCTTTCGGAACGCCGTTCAACAAGCTCTATTTCAGCGTTCCACGCGGTGTCATCAGTGCGATCGACTATCGCGCCGAGTTCGACGAGAAGCTCAACGAACTGCGCGAGAGCAGCGGTGATCCCTATACCGCCGCCCGCACCTTTTATCTGCAGAGGCGCCAGGCCGAGATCGACGGGCTGCGCGGCAAGCGCCACAAGAGCGCCGTTCCAGCGCCCGAGCTTACCAACCCAACGCTCAATCCGCTGGGCCCAACCCCGCGGACCTCGGCGCCGGAGCACCGCGGAAGCGAAGGTAGCGCGGCTCCCAGCACGAGCCCGACTGAGACTGTCCCGTCGCCCCGGGAATAG
- a CDS encoding PRC-barrel domain-containing protein, whose protein sequence is MSKNQPPVQLLAHSSEADAIKVKTREGEKVGSVQEFLINKRTGQTAYVVLTIGGFLGMGKAFYPLPFSLLAYDPSADIYIVRIERSVLEGGPSWANNAPLFDQAYANRVASYYGAALEDLSLG, encoded by the coding sequence ATGTCCAAGAACCAGCCGCCCGTTCAACTGCTCGCCCATTCGAGCGAGGCCGATGCGATCAAGGTGAAGACCCGCGAGGGGGAGAAGGTCGGCTCGGTCCAGGAATTCCTGATCAACAAGCGGACCGGCCAGACTGCCTATGTCGTGCTGACGATCGGCGGGTTCCTCGGCATGGGCAAGGCCTTCTATCCCCTGCCCTTCAGCCTGCTCGCCTATGATCCGTCCGCCGACATCTATATCGTGCGGATCGAGCGCAGCGTGCTCGAAGGCGGGCCGAGCTGGGCGAACAATGCGCCGCTATTCGACCAGGCCTATGCCAATCGCGTGGCCAGCTATTACGGCGCCGCGCTGGAGGACCTGTCGCTTGGCTGA
- a CDS encoding MFS transporter gives MAIDAKRLKSIVGGSAGNLVEWYDWYAYSSLSLYFAATFFPKGNLTAQLMGTGAIFAVGFVMRPIGAYWMGRYADTHGRKAGLALSVGLMCLGSLMIALVPGYAVIGVAAPIILVLARMIQGLSVGGEYGASATYLSEMATRDRRGFWSSFQYVTLIGGQLTALAVTLLLQAWLSKTELSSWGWRLAFAFGAALALIVYVLRRRLAETASFENQPADRPKSSLAALWKAHPREFLLVMIISAGGSCTFYAYTTYLQKFLVNTSGFEIQTATQVMTAALIVYMIAQPVFGMLADTFGRRPMLLLFGIGGMIVTVPVFSALAVAHDPLVAFAIILVPLMLLSAYTSISALVKAELFPAHIRALGVAFPYAIGNAAFGGTAEYVALWFKNANVEAAFYWYVTAILACATIAFLMLPETKRTSLILED, from the coding sequence ATGGCGATCGATGCCAAGCGACTGAAATCAATCGTTGGCGGATCGGCTGGCAATCTGGTCGAATGGTATGACTGGTACGCCTATTCCTCGCTGTCGCTCTATTTCGCCGCGACCTTCTTTCCCAAGGGCAACCTGACGGCGCAGCTGATGGGCACCGGCGCGATCTTCGCCGTCGGATTCGTGATGCGCCCGATCGGCGCCTATTGGATGGGCCGCTATGCCGACACGCATGGCCGCAAGGCCGGCCTCGCGCTTTCGGTCGGGCTGATGTGCCTCGGCTCGCTGATGATCGCGCTGGTGCCGGGCTATGCCGTGATCGGCGTCGCCGCGCCGATCATCCTGGTGCTTGCCCGCATGATCCAGGGCCTGTCGGTCGGCGGGGAATATGGCGCGAGCGCGACCTATCTTTCCGAAATGGCGACGCGCGACCGGCGCGGCTTCTGGTCGAGCTTCCAATATGTCACGCTGATCGGCGGGCAGCTCACCGCGCTCGCCGTCACGCTCCTGCTCCAGGCCTGGCTGAGCAAGACGGAACTGTCGTCCTGGGGCTGGCGCCTCGCCTTCGCATTCGGCGCGGCGCTGGCGCTGATCGTCTATGTCCTGCGCCGCCGGCTGGCCGAGACCGCCTCGTTCGAGAACCAGCCAGCCGACCGCCCCAAATCCAGCCTCGCCGCCTTGTGGAAGGCGCATCCGCGCGAATTCCTGCTGGTCATGATCATCAGCGCTGGCGGAAGCTGCACCTTCTACGCCTACACCACCTATCTCCAGAAATTCCTGGTCAACACAAGCGGCTTCGAGATCCAGACCGCGACCCAGGTGATGACCGCCGCGCTGATCGTCTACATGATCGCGCAGCCGGTGTTCGGCATGCTCGCCGACACGTTCGGGCGCAGGCCGATGCTGCTGCTGTTCGGCATCGGCGGCATGATCGTCACGGTGCCCGTGTTCAGCGCGCTGGCGGTGGCGCACGATCCGCTGGTCGCCTTCGCCATCATCCTGGTGCCGCTGATGCTGCTGTCAGCCTATACCTCGATCAGCGCCCTGGTGAAGGCCGAGCTGTTCCCGGCGCATATCCGCGCGCTGGGCGTCGCCTTTCCCTATGCGATCGGCAATGCCGCGTTCGGCGGCACGGCCGAATATGTCGCGCTCTGGTTCAAGAACGCCAATGTCGAGGCAGCCTTCTACTGGTACGTCACCGCAATCCTCGCCTGCGCGACAATCGCGTTTCTCATGCTGCCGGAAACGAAGCGTACGAGTTTGATCCTCGAGGATTGA
- a CDS encoding efflux RND transporter periplasmic adaptor subunit has product MSVAVATVRDVPVSLTALGAAQAWKSALVRTQVNGKLLSASFVEGTDVQAGQLLAQIDPGPYQAALLQARGALERDKALLRDARLDLERYRTLKSQDSIALQQVSTQAALVQQDEGLVHIDEGAVAAAQINLRWCRILSPITGRTGVRLVDPGNLVSTSDTTGIVIVNQIEPIAVTFTVPQGDFQRLSDISDGFRKPLTTVALSQETNASLGSGELSIADNKVDPTTGTVQLKARFANAGRRLWPGQFVNVVLTLQTLEQKVTIPSGAVNQGPNGAFAYVVVGGKAMARTIRVGSNQGGNAVIEAGVKAGETVVIDGQMTLTPGLPVSIHRPAAAGRPAV; this is encoded by the coding sequence GTGTCGGTTGCCGTCGCGACCGTACGAGACGTGCCGGTTTCCCTCACCGCGCTCGGTGCGGCGCAAGCCTGGAAGAGCGCGCTCGTCCGCACCCAGGTCAACGGCAAGCTGCTCAGCGCATCCTTTGTCGAGGGCACCGATGTCCAGGCCGGGCAGCTTCTGGCCCAGATCGATCCCGGGCCCTATCAGGCGGCGCTCCTCCAGGCCCGTGGCGCGCTTGAGCGTGACAAGGCCCTGCTGCGCGACGCCCGCCTCGATCTGGAGCGATATCGAACCCTGAAGAGCCAGGATTCGATCGCGCTCCAGCAGGTTTCGACTCAGGCCGCGCTGGTCCAGCAGGACGAAGGTCTCGTCCATATCGACGAAGGCGCGGTGGCCGCCGCGCAGATCAATCTCCGCTGGTGCCGTATCCTTTCCCCGATCACGGGCAGAACCGGCGTGCGGCTGGTCGATCCGGGCAATCTGGTCAGCACGAGCGACACGACCGGGATCGTCATCGTCAACCAGATCGAGCCGATTGCGGTGACCTTCACGGTTCCCCAGGGAGATTTCCAGCGCCTCTCGGATATTTCAGACGGGTTCCGCAAGCCGCTGACGACCGTGGCGCTCAGCCAGGAGACCAATGCGTCGCTGGGGTCGGGCGAGCTGAGCATCGCCGACAACAAGGTCGATCCCACGACCGGGACGGTGCAGCTCAAGGCGCGCTTCGCCAATGCGGGCCGGCGTCTCTGGCCCGGACAGTTCGTCAATGTCGTGCTGACGCTCCAGACGCTTGAGCAGAAGGTCACGATCCCGTCGGGCGCGGTCAATCAGGGTCCGAATGGCGCGTTCGCCTATGTCGTCGTGGGCGGCAAGGCCATGGCGCGGACGATCAGGGTCGGCTCGAACCAGGGTGGGAACGCCGTCATCGAGGCGGGCGTCAAGGCTGGCGAGACCGTCGTGATCGACGGACAGATGACGCTGACGCCCGGCTTGCCGGTCAGTATCCACCGGCCGGCGGCCGCGGGAAGGCCAGCTGTTTGA